The Lycium barbarum isolate Lr01 chromosome 12, ASM1917538v2, whole genome shotgun sequence genome includes a region encoding these proteins:
- the LOC132622373 gene encoding protein MOTHER of FT and TFL1-like — protein sequence MASMGTPPRSVDPLVVGKVIGDVIDMSVPVVEFTVEYGSKQIPNGVEIKPDAAAQKPRVHIKGSRDSNNLYTLVMADPDAPSPSEPTFRELLHWIVTDIPECGDASEGREVLEYMGPAPPAGIHRYVFTLFRQTEAEQVPHKPPEGRSKFKTRQFASDNGLGLPVAALYFNSHAANKKR from the exons ATGGCAAGTATGGGAACTCCTCCAAGGTCAGTGGATCCTCTTGTTGTAGGAAAAGTGATCGGAGATGTTATTGACATGTCTGTTCCAGTGGTTGAGTTTACTGTCGAGTATGGTTCAAAACAAATACCAAATGGAGTAGAAATAAAACCGGATGCAGCTGCACAAAAGCCTAGAGTCCATATAAAGGGTTCTCGTGATTCTAATAATCTTTACACCCTT GTAATGGCTGATCCAGATGCTCCTAGTCCCAGTGAACCGACTTTTAGAGAATTGCTCCATTG GATTGTCACAGATATTCCAGAGTGTGGCGATGCCTCTGAAG GGAGGGAGGTGCTGGAATATATGGGACCAGCGCCACCAGCAGGGATACATCGATACGTGTTTACTTTGTTTAGGCAGACAGAGGCGGAGCAAGTGCCTCATAAACCACCAGAAGGGCGTTCCAAATTCAAGACTCGCCAGTTTGCAAGTGACAATGGACTTGGTCTTCCTGTGGCTGCCCTTTACTTCAACTCACATGCTGCAAACAAGAAGCGTTAG